From Halobacillus sp. Marseille-Q1614, the proteins below share one genomic window:
- a CDS encoding ABC transporter ATP-binding protein, giving the protein MSEGVMQLKGLKKTIKGKPIIKGLDFEIFEGEVFGFLGPNGAGKTTTIRMMAGLISMTDGDVIIKGHSVKKDFKKAIRHVGGIVENPEMYPFMSGYKNLVHYSRMIPGISKGRVEEVIRLVGLENRMKEKVSKYSLGMRQRLGIAQALLHNPSVLILDEPTNGLDPSGIREIRSYIRRLAEESGVSVIVSSHILSEMEMMCDRIGIIKNGELISIQPVHEVLGESDQKEVIIEASPVEEAEEIFRKKGGKVQRQKNELIFTAQREEIPLYVQEMVNHNIKIYSVTVRRSTLEDKFLDLIGEGAIE; this is encoded by the coding sequence ATGTCGGAAGGCGTCATGCAGTTAAAAGGTCTGAAGAAGACAATTAAAGGAAAACCAATTATTAAAGGCTTGGATTTTGAAATATTCGAGGGAGAGGTGTTTGGGTTTCTTGGTCCTAATGGAGCTGGGAAGACGACGACCATTCGGATGATGGCCGGCCTGATAAGCATGACCGATGGGGACGTGATCATTAAAGGTCATAGTGTGAAAAAAGATTTTAAAAAAGCGATTCGTCATGTAGGAGGAATTGTAGAAAATCCGGAAATGTACCCGTTTATGAGCGGGTATAAAAATTTGGTTCATTACAGCCGGATGATCCCCGGTATTAGTAAAGGGCGAGTGGAAGAAGTGATTCGGCTGGTAGGGCTTGAAAACAGGATGAAGGAAAAAGTATCAAAATACTCTTTAGGAATGAGACAGCGGCTTGGAATAGCGCAGGCATTATTACATAATCCTTCGGTTCTTATTTTAGATGAGCCGACCAACGGACTTGATCCATCCGGAATCCGTGAGATCCGGTCCTATATTAGAAGGCTGGCAGAGGAGTCTGGAGTATCGGTGATTGTGTCCAGCCATATTTTATCTGAAATGGAAATGATGTGTGACCGTATCGGCATCATTAAAAATGGTGAACTAATTTCCATTCAGCCTGTTCATGAGGTGCTTGGGGAATCTGATCAGAAAGAAGTGATTATAGAGGCTTCGCCGGTTGAGGAAGCGGAAGAAATTTTTAGGAAAAAGGGCGGTAAGGTTCAAAGGCAGAAGAATGAATTGATCTTTACGGCTCAAAGGGAAGAAATCCCTCTTTATGTACAGGAAATGGTTAACCACAACATCAAAATATACAGCGTGACCGTAAGACGCTCGACGCTGGAAGATAAATTTCTTGATTTGATAGGAGAGGGTGCCATTGAATAA
- a CDS encoding conserved virulence factor C family protein has translation MKIVSIEPTPSPHSMKINLNEELPAGETHNYKKEEVDNGAPGFVHELFQIDGVKGLYHVADFIALERSPKTAWEEILPKVRGVFGSEQHVEPAENQQTPDDSFGEVKVFVQMFRGIPMQVKLEEGDEEKRVGLPERFMDAAMEASPASPNMIMERKWVEQNPRYGDAEEIGEQVKDELSASYDEARLKELVKQAFDQDLNEPSEPKKIKVSLETMDNPDWKVRYAALDRMDPTIEDLPVLDKALDDEKASIRRLATAYLGMIEEPEVLPSLYKALEDKTVTVRRTAGDCLSDLGFKEAMSKVIETLKDPNRLVRWRAAMFLYELGDETALPALKEASNDPEFEVRLQVNMAIERIEGGEEAKGSVWHQMTQATKQK, from the coding sequence ATGAAAATTGTCTCAATTGAACCAACCCCGAGCCCGCACTCAATGAAAATAAATTTAAACGAAGAACTGCCGGCAGGAGAAACCCACAACTATAAAAAAGAGGAAGTTGATAACGGGGCTCCTGGCTTTGTTCATGAACTTTTTCAAATAGACGGCGTTAAAGGCTTATACCATGTCGCCGACTTTATTGCGCTTGAGCGCAGCCCTAAAACAGCCTGGGAAGAAATTCTTCCAAAAGTACGGGGCGTGTTTGGCTCCGAACAACATGTAGAACCAGCAGAAAATCAGCAAACGCCCGATGATTCTTTTGGGGAAGTAAAAGTATTTGTACAAATGTTTAGAGGAATCCCGATGCAGGTTAAGCTTGAAGAAGGCGATGAAGAAAAACGTGTCGGCCTTCCTGAACGATTTATGGATGCAGCGATGGAAGCGTCTCCAGCTTCTCCCAACATGATTATGGAGCGAAAATGGGTAGAGCAGAACCCTCGTTATGGAGATGCAGAAGAAATTGGAGAACAAGTGAAAGATGAGCTCTCAGCAAGCTACGACGAAGCACGCCTGAAAGAGCTTGTTAAACAAGCGTTTGACCAAGATTTAAATGAGCCATCAGAACCGAAAAAAATAAAGGTGTCTTTAGAAACGATGGACAACCCGGACTGGAAGGTAAGGTATGCCGCCCTTGATCGAATGGATCCGACCATTGAGGACCTTCCCGTCCTGGATAAAGCACTGGATGATGAAAAAGCTTCCATCCGCCGCTTAGCCACAGCTTATCTGGGAATGATCGAAGAACCAGAAGTCCTTCCCTCTTTATATAAAGCTCTGGAGGATAAAACAGTAACTGTCCGCAGAACAGCCGGTGACTGCTTATCTGATTTAGGGTTTAAAGAAGCGATGTCAAAGGTTATCGAAACGCTAAAAGACCCGAACCGATTAGTCAGATGGCGGGCGGCTATGTTTCTCTATGAATTAGGAGACGAAACAGCCTTGCCAGCACTTAAAGAAGCCAGTAATGATCCTGAATTTGAGGTGCGCCTGCAGGTCAACATGGCGATTGAAAGAATTGAAGGCGGAGAGGAAGCCAAAGGTTCCGTCTGGCACCAGATGACTCAAGCGACTAAACAAAAATAA
- a CDS encoding BrxA/BrxB family bacilliredoxin, translating to MNPYEAYMKEISQPMREELTNAGFTELTTPEEVDEFISTTEGTALVFVNSVCGCAAGLARPSARESLNFEKKPDQLVTVFAGQDREATSRVREYFEGYEPSSPSIALLKKGQVVHFIPREEIEDHEVEEITQNLKNAYEQYC from the coding sequence ATGAATCCATATGAAGCTTATATGAAAGAGATCTCTCAGCCAATGCGTGAAGAACTGACGAACGCGGGTTTCACAGAGCTCACCACACCGGAAGAAGTTGATGAGTTTATCAGCACAACAGAAGGAACTGCCCTCGTTTTCGTTAATTCAGTGTGTGGATGTGCAGCAGGCCTTGCCCGCCCTTCCGCCCGCGAATCGTTAAACTTTGAGAAAAAGCCGGACCAGCTGGTAACTGTATTCGCCGGCCAGGACCGCGAAGCGACAAGCCGCGTGCGTGAATATTTTGAAGGGTATGAGCCGTCTTCCCCTTCTATTGCCTTATTGAAAAAGGGCCAGGTCGTTCACTTTATTCCCCGTGAAGAGATTGAAGATCACGAAGTCGAAGAAATTACTCAAAACCTTAAGAATGCATACGAGCAATACTGCTGA
- a CDS encoding glucoamylase family protein, with protein sequence MLYLKKTLLALTVLLLIMGSFGTASFAHPSDKGKEKALSTQLEAISKQTYRYFEEFTDENTGLTYDAVRTDNGEIDPAKHTSPTNIGMYFMSTIAAEEAGTLTEEEAVSKIKTTLDTLEDMEKWNGLFYNWYYTDDGSLMTDWGQFISTVDNGWLSAGLIVAGQAYPELYEQTSQIVEEMDYSTLYDTEVGQMRGGYDAVTDSMTAHHYGAFYTEPRVASYLAIGKEDVPKTHWWKMHRTMPAEWDWQSQTPEGYTEVYDGIEVFEGHYSYNDTKYVPSWGGSMFEALMPALVLKEKELGKNALGLNNQRHVDIQIEYAKEQGYEAWGMSPAATPDNYKEFGVAPLGHEGYGADGTVTPHATFLALEYAPLEAFENIKTLKNLGTYGKYGFLDSVNVETGEVTNAYLALDQGMSIVSIANYLHDGVIRDYFHQDNIGKKPEDLLERETFSIK encoded by the coding sequence GTGTTATATTTGAAAAAAACTTTACTTGCACTTACTGTTCTGCTGCTTATCATGGGCTCATTTGGTACAGCTTCGTTCGCTCACCCCTCTGATAAAGGAAAAGAGAAGGCCCTTTCCACACAGCTTGAAGCCATTTCTAAACAAACTTACCGCTACTTTGAAGAATTCACAGACGAAAATACCGGTCTTACATACGATGCTGTTCGAACTGATAACGGTGAGATCGACCCTGCCAAGCACACTTCCCCTACAAACATTGGTATGTATTTCATGAGTACAATTGCTGCTGAAGAAGCAGGTACACTTACAGAAGAAGAAGCTGTTTCTAAGATTAAGACTACTTTAGATACATTAGAAGATATGGAAAAATGGAACGGGCTTTTCTACAACTGGTATTACACGGATGACGGCTCCCTCATGACGGATTGGGGCCAGTTTATCTCTACAGTTGATAATGGGTGGCTGTCTGCTGGACTGATTGTTGCAGGACAGGCTTACCCTGAACTATATGAACAAACAAGCCAGATCGTTGAAGAGATGGACTACTCCACCCTTTACGATACGGAAGTCGGCCAAATGCGTGGAGGCTATGATGCCGTTACGGATAGTATGACAGCTCACCACTACGGAGCTTTTTATACAGAGCCCCGTGTCGCAAGTTATTTAGCTATCGGTAAAGAAGACGTGCCAAAAACTCACTGGTGGAAAATGCATCGTACTATGCCAGCCGAGTGGGATTGGCAGTCACAAACACCTGAAGGTTATACAGAAGTTTATGACGGTATCGAAGTATTTGAAGGACACTATAGCTATAATGACACAAAATACGTTCCAAGCTGGGGTGGCAGCATGTTTGAAGCTCTAATGCCAGCTCTGGTCCTTAAAGAAAAAGAACTAGGCAAAAACGCCCTCGGGTTAAATAACCAGCGTCATGTCGATATTCAAATTGAATATGCGAAGGAGCAGGGATACGAAGCCTGGGGAATGTCTCCGGCAGCTACTCCCGATAACTACAAAGAATTCGGAGTGGCTCCTCTAGGCCACGAAGGTTACGGAGCTGATGGAACAGTGACTCCACATGCCACCTTTTTAGCTTTAGAATACGCACCGCTTGAAGCCTTTGAAAATATTAAAACATTAAAGAACCTTGGAACCTATGGAAAGTATGGTTTCCTTGACTCTGTGAATGTAGAAACCGGCGAAGTGACAAATGCTTATCTCGCGCTGGATCAAGGAATGAGTATCGTATCGATTGCCAACTACCTCCATGATGGAGTCATCAGAGATTACTTCCACCAGGACAACATTGGTAAAAAACCTGAAGACCTGCTTGAAAGAGAAACTTTTTCTATTAAATAA
- a CDS encoding class I SAM-dependent methyltransferase — MDPIKKQAQQTFSKNKEAYVTSETHRNKNDLQAITDWLNPQASWTVLDIATGGGHVAKQLSPDVKAVIAADLTKDMLSHTAKYLQRLSNVYYVIADAEQLPFIEESFDAVTCRIAPHHFPNPDRFIQEVHRVLKPGGSFIMVDNIAPEDDVLDKFYNTFEKMRDFSHHRALKVSEWKDFMQDSRLSVKQEIVRKKTLPFKDWAERTLPHNEVKHVKNFFLNASPKVKSYFQINEDSGRILDFSIDEWMVHCTK, encoded by the coding sequence ATGGATCCGATTAAAAAGCAGGCCCAGCAGACCTTTTCCAAAAATAAAGAAGCTTATGTAACGAGCGAAACCCATAGGAATAAGAATGATTTACAAGCGATTACGGACTGGCTGAATCCTCAAGCCTCATGGACAGTCTTAGATATTGCAACAGGCGGCGGGCATGTCGCTAAGCAATTAAGCCCTGATGTGAAAGCCGTCATAGCCGCCGATCTTACGAAAGACATGCTCAGCCATACGGCTAAATACCTTCAGCGGCTATCCAATGTATATTATGTCATTGCTGATGCAGAACAGCTCCCTTTTATTGAAGAATCTTTTGACGCTGTAACCTGCCGGATTGCGCCTCATCATTTCCCTAACCCTGACCGGTTTATTCAAGAAGTCCATCGTGTATTAAAGCCAGGCGGTTCCTTCATAATGGTCGATAATATTGCGCCTGAAGACGATGTCTTGGATAAATTTTATAATACTTTTGAAAAAATGCGGGATTTCAGTCACCACCGCGCGTTAAAAGTATCCGAATGGAAAGACTTCATGCAAGACAGCCGGCTTTCTGTGAAACAGGAAATCGTCCGTAAGAAGACCCTCCCCTTTAAAGACTGGGCCGAGCGAACCCTGCCCCACAATGAAGTAAAACACGTAAAGAATTTTTTCCTTAATGCCTCACCTAAAGTAAAGTCGTATTTTCAGATTAACGAAGATTCCGGCCGTATCCTTGATTTCTCAATTGATGAATGGATGGTCCACTGTACAAAATAA
- a CDS encoding cytochrome ubiquinol oxidase subunit I produces MDIVTMARVLFGSSMAFHIIYATIGVGIPVMIILAEIMYWFKKDRDYALMARRWTKGFAILLAVSITSGTIVAVLMSLLFPNFMEIVGQVISLPFQIEIFAFLIEAVFMSIYLYAADRLPQGLRFLSITLVAIGATASAILITDVHAWMNTPAGFDISENGTITNVNVWEAVFNPSFTVTAIHVTLSAYMTAAFLIASIAGIRLLKKNISQNERHYHKKALMIALYFGAAMSLATAINGHEAAQVLHEENPRKLAAAEGLFETTSYAPLSIGGYASAEEQRVKYAIEIPYALSFLAGDRFDTEVIGLNEYPEELWPPLYVHILFNIMVGIGSLLIVVSFLALFWKHVLKRDFPGFILALLVASGPLAMIAIEAGWCFSCIGRQPWTVTDVLRTDEASTKSNSVGILFVTFLTMYVTLLFVTGFVLRYYFKRNPVEKDLAVNS; encoded by the coding sequence ATGGATATAGTAACCATGGCCCGGGTATTATTTGGTTCTTCGATGGCTTTCCACATCATTTACGCAACAATCGGTGTAGGAATTCCCGTCATGATTATTCTGGCTGAGATTATGTACTGGTTTAAAAAGGATAGAGATTATGCTCTTATGGCACGCCGCTGGACAAAAGGCTTTGCTATTTTATTAGCGGTGTCGATTACATCAGGAACGATTGTGGCCGTACTGATGTCTTTGCTGTTCCCCAATTTCATGGAAATCGTCGGACAGGTAATCTCGCTGCCTTTCCAAATTGAAATTTTCGCATTCCTCATTGAAGCCGTTTTTATGTCGATCTATTTATACGCCGCCGACCGTCTGCCGCAAGGTCTGAGATTCCTGAGCATTACCCTCGTGGCAATCGGTGCAACGGCTTCAGCCATTTTGATTACTGATGTACATGCTTGGATGAATACACCGGCTGGGTTTGATATTTCCGAGAATGGCACCATTACGAACGTCAATGTTTGGGAGGCTGTGTTTAACCCAAGTTTCACGGTAACGGCTATCCACGTTACGCTGTCTGCTTACATGACCGCCGCTTTTTTAATTGCTTCCATCGCAGGCATTCGATTATTGAAAAAGAATATTTCTCAAAACGAACGGCACTATCATAAAAAAGCATTAATGATTGCTTTATACTTTGGTGCTGCTATGTCCCTGGCGACTGCGATTAACGGCCATGAGGCAGCACAAGTGCTCCACGAGGAGAATCCAAGAAAACTGGCCGCTGCGGAAGGTTTATTTGAAACAACAAGTTATGCCCCTCTTTCTATCGGCGGATATGCCTCTGCGGAAGAACAGAGGGTAAAATACGCGATTGAAATTCCCTATGCGTTAAGCTTTTTAGCCGGCGACCGGTTCGATACAGAAGTGATTGGTTTAAACGAATACCCTGAAGAGCTGTGGCCGCCGCTGTACGTCCATATTCTCTTTAACATCATGGTCGGAATTGGAAGCCTTCTGATTGTTGTCTCTTTTTTAGCGCTTTTTTGGAAACATGTGTTAAAAAGGGACTTTCCTGGCTTTATTCTCGCCCTTCTTGTTGCAAGCGGACCTTTGGCGATGATTGCGATTGAGGCCGGCTGGTGTTTCAGCTGTATCGGCCGCCAGCCGTGGACGGTTACAGATGTGCTGAGAACCGATGAAGCTTCTACCAAATCAAACAGTGTCGGCATCTTGTTTGTAACCTTTTTAACGATGTATGTTACTTTGCTGTTCGTTACCGGGTTTGTTCTCAGATATTACTTTAAAAGAAATCCCGTTGAAAAGGATTTAGCAGTAAATTCATAA
- a CDS encoding cytochrome d ubiquinol oxidase subunit II: MEPSTLAITLLWSLLFIYSMLGSMDFGAGFWGMVYTHNSRTSAANIANRFLSPTWEVTNVFLVLFVVSLVSFFPFATNILGSLLLVPVGLGVVLLTIRTTFMVFANHTNRYREILRITSGVTGLLIPALLVSILPITLGGFVKMDGEVPQLLYGKLLVHPTLYMHIAFGLTTELFISAVFLMDYAKEAKDWSAYHTYRKHALWLGPVSIVIAVLTIGTMPAEASWLIENIKSTPIWFGLSILFFLLGYASLFIKRNEKQGLSRTAMVFIIIQYGIAIYAYGSAHLPYLIYPDLTVAETFTNTTVFYKLLIVHAAGFAILIPAFYLFWRLFLKDQRYLKQQE, translated from the coding sequence ATGGAACCCTCAACTTTAGCCATTACGCTCTTATGGAGCCTGCTGTTCATCTATTCCATGCTCGGTTCAATGGACTTCGGGGCCGGGTTCTGGGGTATGGTCTATACACATAACAGTCGGACAAGTGCGGCCAATATTGCCAACCGCTTCCTTTCACCTACATGGGAAGTAACCAACGTGTTTCTCGTCCTTTTTGTCGTATCTCTTGTCAGCTTTTTCCCTTTCGCGACTAATATACTGGGAAGCCTTCTATTAGTCCCTGTTGGTTTAGGTGTGGTTTTATTAACAATACGTACGACCTTTATGGTATTTGCGAACCATACGAACCGTTATCGAGAAATTTTAAGAATTACTTCTGGTGTGACAGGATTACTCATCCCTGCACTGCTGGTCAGCATCCTCCCGATTACACTCGGAGGATTTGTAAAGATGGACGGTGAAGTTCCGCAGCTTCTATACGGCAAGCTGCTCGTCCATCCAACGCTATATATGCACATCGCCTTTGGCTTAACAACAGAACTCTTTATCTCGGCTGTTTTTCTCATGGATTATGCCAAAGAAGCGAAAGACTGGTCAGCCTACCATACGTACCGAAAACATGCGTTATGGCTCGGACCTGTATCCATTGTCATTGCTGTTTTAACAATTGGGACGATGCCGGCTGAAGCATCATGGCTGATTGAAAATATTAAATCAACCCCTATTTGGTTTGGTCTTTCTATTCTGTTCTTCCTTCTTGGCTATGCTTCGCTGTTCATTAAGAGGAACGAAAAGCAGGGACTTTCCCGCACGGCTATGGTATTTATTATCATTCAGTATGGAATTGCCATATACGCTTATGGCTCTGCTCACCTGCCGTACTTAATTTATCCTGACCTTACCGTGGCAGAAACGTTTACTAATACAACGGTTTTTTATAAGCTGCTTATCGTTCATGCCGCAGGATTTGCTATATTAATACCGGCCTTCTACCTGTTTTGGAGACTTTTCTTAAAGGATCAGCGATACTTAAAACAACAAGAGTAA
- the glsA gene encoding glutaminase A, which produces MKKLSNQYLEEAIEDSKPYAANGEIKPDIPRMDEKMRDMLGVTIITPDFEIYRAGEYDQTVPMQSTSKIIGLMLALQDFGKDRVFQTVGMEPMGDFFNSISSLESPANEKPFNPMVNAGAISVASLIKGQTVENRFSRYLDFLKDITENNELKMDEEVYEAEVNNGARNRSLAYFLQSTGTLVTDVEDALDLYFRMNSIMMNSTGFARVGLFLARGGYDPDGNKLIPDQHLRTVKAIMLTSGMYNASGHYAVEVGFPCKSGVSGSIIGSVPGVMGIGVVSPPIDSKGNSTAGGALLKKLSKDLELNMFGIENIKDKH; this is translated from the coding sequence ATGAAAAAACTCAGTAATCAATACCTTGAAGAAGCAATCGAAGACAGCAAGCCTTATGCCGCAAATGGAGAAATAAAGCCGGATATCCCCCGGATGGATGAAAAGATGAGAGATATGCTAGGTGTAACCATTATTACGCCGGACTTTGAAATATATCGGGCAGGAGAATACGATCAGACCGTTCCTATGCAGAGCACATCGAAAATTATTGGGCTCATGCTCGCCCTGCAGGATTTTGGAAAAGATAGAGTCTTTCAAACCGTGGGAATGGAGCCTATGGGAGATTTCTTTAATTCTATTTCGTCACTGGAATCGCCAGCTAATGAGAAGCCTTTTAATCCAATGGTTAATGCCGGGGCGATTTCAGTCGCTTCTCTTATAAAGGGTCAGACGGTAGAGAATCGTTTCAGCCGTTACCTTGACTTTCTAAAAGACATTACAGAAAACAATGAGCTCAAAATGGATGAAGAAGTTTATGAAGCTGAAGTAAATAATGGAGCCCGCAATCGGTCGCTGGCTTATTTTCTCCAGAGTACCGGCACTCTCGTAACCGATGTCGAAGACGCACTGGACCTTTATTTTCGAATGAATTCCATTATGATGAACAGTACCGGTTTTGCAAGAGTCGGATTATTCCTCGCCCGCGGTGGATATGATCCAGATGGAAATAAACTTATTCCTGATCAGCATTTACGTACGGTTAAAGCCATTATGCTTACGTCTGGTATGTATAACGCTTCTGGTCATTATGCTGTAGAAGTCGGGTTCCCATGTAAAAGCGGGGTTTCAGGCAGCATCATCGGCTCGGTGCCTGGAGTGATGGGAATTGGTGTTGTTTCGCCTCCAATTGACAGTAAAGGAAACAGCACAGCAGGTGGAGCCTTGCTTAAAAAGCTGTCTAAAGACTTGGAACTGAATATGTTCGGTATTGAGAATATAAAGGATAAGCACTGA
- a CDS encoding DUF4385 domain-containing protein has product MGFDYSIDFENTDFREKPELYRVGLGEQGVLLVEPYKSEILPHWRFKTPEIAKKSSDKIYQMYLDYKKAGDFVGMDMARKFLQMGYTRSRRYANYKGGKKYNDQGEVNEREIDHEKARSAEIFEEKWITVREDEEYLILKKEHQKNTVRRG; this is encoded by the coding sequence ATGGGGTTTGATTACTCAATCGACTTTGAAAACACGGATTTCAGAGAAAAACCTGAGCTCTACCGGGTCGGACTTGGAGAGCAGGGAGTGCTGCTGGTGGAGCCTTATAAGAGCGAAATCCTTCCGCACTGGAGGTTTAAAACACCAGAAATCGCCAAGAAATCTTCTGACAAGATCTATCAAATGTATTTGGACTATAAGAAAGCCGGGGACTTTGTCGGAATGGATATGGCCCGGAAGTTCCTTCAAATGGGCTATACGAGGTCCCGTCGATATGCCAACTATAAAGGCGGTAAAAAGTATAATGACCAAGGTGAAGTAAACGAGCGGGAGATCGATCATGAAAAAGCAAGGTCGGCAGAGATATTTGAAGAAAAATGGATAACTGTCCGGGAAGATGAAGAGTATCTAATTTTAAAGAAAGAGCATCAAAAAAATACGGTTAGACGAGGCTGA
- a CDS encoding NAD(P)/FAD-dependent oxidoreductase: MKEQFDLTIIGGGTTGLYAAFYAGMRNMKTKVIEYQPGLGGKVSFFYPEKKIYDVGGFLGVTGEELVHRVEEQAGSIEPEIVTDEKVKSIEKQVDGSFILHSEDGNQHLSKTVIVASGLGTFDMKPLNVPQLEKYNQKFIHYTIQNIKQYEGKKAVVVSDSRVGIDWALALEKIAKEVHIINHSQEFKAVYEQDVERLEASSVRIHRNTKVSGLEGSETELTGVVLENRERLDAEHVLVYEGLKIEKSLYQEWGLETEKGRIPVEMNMGTNIEGIFAAGDAALYPHKTMLIASGFTEAMTAVNAAKSYIDPKSKSQVYSTVIYKHS; encoded by the coding sequence ATGAAAGAACAATTTGATCTGACCATTATAGGTGGGGGGACAACAGGCCTATATGCTGCTTTTTATGCAGGAATGCGCAACATGAAGACGAAAGTAATCGAGTATCAGCCAGGGCTGGGAGGAAAAGTCTCTTTTTTCTATCCGGAGAAAAAGATTTACGATGTCGGCGGTTTCTTAGGGGTCACAGGTGAAGAGCTTGTGCATAGAGTCGAAGAACAGGCTGGAAGCATAGAGCCTGAGATCGTCACAGATGAGAAAGTTAAATCCATAGAAAAACAGGTAGATGGATCATTTATTCTTCACTCAGAAGACGGAAACCAGCACCTCTCGAAAACGGTCATCGTTGCTTCCGGTTTAGGGACGTTTGATATGAAACCGCTGAATGTACCGCAGCTGGAGAAATATAATCAGAAATTCATTCATTACACGATCCAGAATATTAAACAATATGAAGGAAAGAAAGCAGTGGTTGTTTCTGACAGCCGTGTAGGCATTGATTGGGCTTTAGCTTTAGAAAAGATTGCAAAAGAAGTCCATATAATCAATCATAGTCAAGAATTTAAAGCCGTTTATGAGCAGGATGTTGAGAGACTGGAAGCTTCCTCTGTTCGTATTCATAGAAATACGAAAGTAAGCGGTCTTGAAGGATCGGAAACAGAATTAACAGGCGTTGTTCTTGAGAATAGAGAGCGCCTCGATGCTGAACACGTTTTAGTCTATGAAGGGTTAAAAATTGAAAAAAGCCTGTATCAGGAATGGGGACTAGAGACGGAAAAAGGGCGTATCCCTGTGGAGATGAATATGGGTACAAACATAGAAGGAATATTTGCTGCCGGTGATGCAGCGCTTTATCCTCATAAAACAATGCTGATCGCTTCAGGGTTTACGGAAGCGATGACGGCGGTTAATGCAGCCAAATCATATATCGATCCTAAATCCAAATCCCAAGTTTACAGCACGGTCATCTATAAACATTCTTAA
- a CDS encoding iron ABC transporter permease, which translates to MTSFKKMTAWYLGLGIYIVAVMLISLNLGAIQISPSEVFQTLIGQGNSRQELVLFDFRLPGIVIALLVGMALSVSGAILQGVTQNDLAEPGILGINSGAGFAVILYIFFFQSSMNSLTGWGICMLPLFGLVGAFFAAVLVYFLAWKQGVEPMRLVLVGIGVNAGFSAALILFQVKMNPQDFMQAIVWLSGDIWSPNWGFVIAIAPGILLLIIYGIAKYAALNVLNLGDDVAMGLGAGVEKERRVLLFVAVSLAGLSVAAAGGIAFLGLVAPHIARRIVGPKHQYLLPLSTLIGAAVLLTADTLGRNLLAPSEIPVGIVVTIISTPYFIYLLMKTK; encoded by the coding sequence ATGACAAGCTTTAAAAAAATGACGGCCTGGTATCTCGGGCTTGGAATTTATATTGTCGCCGTTATGCTCATCAGCTTAAACCTTGGTGCCATTCAAATAAGTCCGAGTGAAGTCTTTCAAACTTTAATCGGACAAGGAAACAGCCGGCAGGAGCTCGTTCTCTTTGATTTTCGACTTCCCGGCATCGTAATCGCTCTATTAGTAGGAATGGCTTTAAGTGTTTCAGGTGCTATTTTACAGGGGGTAACACAAAATGACCTTGCCGAACCCGGTATTTTAGGAATTAATTCCGGAGCCGGATTTGCTGTCATTCTCTATATCTTCTTTTTTCAGTCATCCATGAACTCTTTAACCGGCTGGGGCATTTGTATGCTGCCTTTATTTGGCCTTGTCGGAGCTTTTTTTGCAGCAGTTCTCGTCTACTTTCTGGCCTGGAAACAAGGGGTTGAACCGATGAGGCTCGTATTAGTTGGAATTGGTGTGAATGCGGGCTTTAGTGCGGCACTTATTTTATTTCAAGTAAAAATGAACCCGCAGGATTTTATGCAGGCGATTGTCTGGCTTTCAGGCGATATTTGGAGTCCGAACTGGGGTTTTGTAATCGCAATAGCTCCCGGGATATTACTGCTGATTATATATGGAATAGCAAAATATGCGGCCTTAAATGTTTTAAACCTGGGCGATGATGTAGCCATGGGGCTGGGGGCAGGCGTTGAGAAAGAGCGCCGGGTTCTATTGTTTGTTGCTGTCAGCCTAGCAGGTTTATCTGTAGCAGCGGCCGGGGGAATCGCCTTTCTAGGTCTTGTCGCTCCTCATATTGCCCGAAGGATTGTCGGGCCGAAGCACCAGTATTTACTGCCGCTTTCGACTCTTATTGGAGCTGCAGTACTACTGACGGCTGATACGTTAGGAAGGAATCTATTAGCGCCATCAGAGATTCCAGTAGGGATTGTAGTAACCATAATAAGTACGCCTTACTTTATTTACTTACTAATGAAAACGAAATAA